In the Uranotaenia lowii strain MFRU-FL chromosome 1, ASM2978415v1, whole genome shotgun sequence genome, ACATCGCAGTCGCGTAAATTTTCATcatcgaaataaaatttcagcttttggATCTCAATTATTGCTTTTATGTTTAGTAGAATCTCGTTACCTTTGTGAttgaaaaagtatattttaTATAAAGTTATATATGTCGTTAAGTATAAAtgtgattcaaaattcaaagcgCCCGATCGGAGCTGTGAATGAAAATTATGCTGCAATGTAATAGCGGCAGTGTAATTGAGgtgaagaaaaattttcatggatGATTCAAATAATCTCAGCACCGTTCAAAATGCAATGACTTCGAATAATACATCGTCGTCGAGCGGAACAAACATCGttggaagcagcagcagcaaccccAGTCAAAATTCACCCTCCACTTCCGGTTTGGCAATTGCACCagtatcagcagcagcagcacctcCACAGGCACCACCACCGGTAGGGAATCAAACCCTCAATAGTAGTAATATCAGTACTAGCACTTCCGGCGGAGACAGTTCTTCCACATCCTTTTCGTCTGTCGGATCTTCGGCACCTCAGCTGCAACCGAGTGCTGCTTCCTCTCCGGTGGTCATTGGTTTGGTTCTGGGGGAGGGAAGTGGCAGTCCATCTTCGTTAAATTTAAGTACATCTCCCTGCTGCACCACCACTGCCAATCTCGCCACACCTTCCCCGTCTTCGGTGCTCCGCAGCAGTTCGGCCACCTCGAATATCACTATCAACTCTGGCGGCACTGATAAGTCGGACGATAATCTCGACTCGTGCAGCAAGTCCAGTGATAGTTGTAATTTAGTCGCCGTCGGGGAAGCCACAAGCCAGCTAACCGGGGCCAGCTCTCAGAAATCATCATCCGCCAAGTCGCAAAAGAATCTCGCCGAACGGGCCAAGAAGACGCCCTGGTATAATGCTATTTATCCATCGTACAAGGCGCGCACCGAAGAGTTCAAGAAGCTGTTCCGCGAAGTAGCGGCCGCAACCGGGGACGATGAGCGCCTGATTGTGGACTACAGCTGCGCTATCCAGAAGGACATCCTGGTGCACGGACGGCTGTACGTCAGCCAGAACTATCTGTGCTTCCACGCCAACATCATCGTGTGGGAGACTCGGCTCTCGATCCGCTGGAAGGACGTCACCTCGATTACTAAGGAAAAGACAGCCCGGGTCATCCCGAACGCCATACTGGTCTGTACCGAGAATGAGAAGCACTTTCTCACCTCGTTCACATCGCGCGACAAGACGTATCTGATGCTCTTTCGAGTGTGGCAGAATGCGTTGATGGACAAACCAATCAATCCACAGGTGAGTTTAGCGAGTAGGTTAAAGCTTGACAAAAGCTAGAAAAAACGAAGACGACCACGAATACATGATATGATGTCGTTTAACGGTCGCCCATAAAACTGTATGACAGGGCGCTTTGTTTGGAATTATCTTGCACGAGCACTTGTGTTTGTGTATCTGGTAGAATTCGTTTCAGGTGTTCGTTGATTCACACCTATCAACTTCAACACTTCTTATCTGAGTTATCAGTAGCAATCAGTTGGCTACGGGGGACTTCCTAACTGTTTAATGTGTGTTCTGCCTTTAATGATATCTAAACTGTGAATATTTGACCTAGTGTTCTATTTGTTTGTTTCGTTCACCAATATCTCAAACATCCATTTTACTTGTGCTTAGTGATTTCTAGGAACAACTAACTGGACTGGAAACTAACGAAAACTAAGAACAATCATCCATAGCTCGACAACACCATATACCGCCTTACTTTTTGTTGATATAATTGATTGACCCTCATCCATTGACGAGGAGACTGTTCCGTTTGCTTTTCAACTCTTTCTTTACGGCGAAACGGCTATCTAAgtctgatgtcatgctgaagcaactagcaacgcaacgcaacgttccaataagattgcgttgcaacgcattggtatgtcatgctggcgcggcCTGTGAccttgaaattccctacaaatcatcacttctctacatctgataatgctttgaatcgtctcctttctttcgggagccatcaaaaactcatcaaatcacgacccggactgcaagaatgccaaaatttgaaccgacaagattccttgatttttttgccggaactaagaattcatgaaaattttctctccgattaagatattttttagtttattatcacaagttcggacagatcttcgtacgtgtgcttaaaacccggaatcactgcttcaaatcgagaaaaaaacaatattcctattggatttcctactagtcgcgctacaaaacacattggcatcagattggtcgcacTATACAAAGCGACGaatatgacaggtctgcgcgatttccatggagatcaaatgagagctggttagtcgtgtgaacgttgcgttgtaggtcgcgttgctagttgcttcagcatgacatcagcctaagtgatttttctatcgatgctggcgttcgtaaattaaacaaactctatgcaaaagcattggaaggtgatttgacaaCTACCAAAACAATCGATGCAAcacccaaaaaatcaatttacgaacacgccgttagtAGCGAATAACCACAATCATGCAGCAACACACCAATGATGTTTCTGTGAAGTGAAGCTCAAAAATCATAAGAGGATAGCTTAAAATCCTATACGCATAATTCTTATTGTTAACATTGTTGTATGTTCTGTGTAATCTAAATCAAGATTCATTTGCTTAGAATACACATGAAATAAGGGGCtaaacaatttctttttcagTACTGTTTTCGGTTGTAGTTTATTCACAATTTCAACTATTTGAAGCCAATATACTGCTGCTCAGTTACATAACTTGAGGCTTCTACCCGTTTTTCGCCTTTAtgtatgcaatctaagaagaatTAGTAGTGTACTGAAtaatcctattttttttttatttgcggagttctgatttttgacaaaaactacCTGGCATTTCTGCTCTTGCCCGACGTCACATCTTTTTAGAAAGTTTCATTCTAGCGATGCATAAATTCGATGGTGACTACGGTTGCCAAAATAGCagaaaatctatattttatttttgcgcAAATTGTCACAGATCATCCAAACCAAAAAGGGGGCTATAACGTTTTTTCGGAACTACAAAAATTATGCTTTCGACAGCTTATGTACTATGCATACTAATACATATCCCTCTGCGTCCAGGAACTTTGGCAGTGGGTACACACTTGTTATGGCGACCAGCTGGGACTGACCAGCGACGACGAAGACTACATCGATCCGTACGAGAAGGACAACCGTGGCGAAGACGGTAGTATTAATAGCAGCATTTTTAAGCAACAATCTTCGGAGGACATTCCAAACAGCAAGGAGCATAACAACAATACATCGCAATCGGACGAACCAACCGGACCATCGATCATTCTGGGTGGAGAGGAAGGAACCATGGTGTTCGCAGCAACAAAAGAGACGGGGACGAAGTCCTCGAAGAAGAGCGCGCTGGCTAAGGCCGCCTTCGTGGGAGCCGAGGGTAGCCTTTCAACTACCGGAGAACTTCTGCCGACGGACATGTCCGACTCGACGGAATCCGAACCGGAAGAGGAATTTTTCGCCGGGGTAGAGTGCAATTCGTTGCACTCGGGACGACAACTGGTGCACACCATACTACCCATCAACGTGGACATCTTGTTTGAATTActgttttcaaaatctaaatttttgaccGAGTTCCACAATACTCGCAAAACGACCGACATGATCCATGGCGAGTGGAAGCTGAACAAGGATGGTTTAAAGGAGCGAGTAGTTAGTTTAACCATTGCCATCACTCAGACCATTGGACCACGCAGTGCACAAGTAACGGAGACCCAGTTAATGAGGGATTGCAGCAAACCGGGCCAGCTGTACTCGATCGATGTGAATGCGGTCCAAGGGGGGATTCCGTATGCGGATAGTTTTTACGTTACCCAACACTATTGTATGTCCCGGACCAAGGATGACCACACGGTCCTATCGGTACACGCGCAAATTCATTAcaaaaagaatattttcggattcGTTAGGGGTTTTATCGAGAAAAATACCTGGGTTGGGCTGGAAGATTTCTACAATGCCCTGTTGCGTAATCTCCAAAGTGAATACTGTATTCCACCAGCTAAAGCCAAGAGTAGACGGTCTCGCAAATCCAACGCTTCCCAGCATGCGAAAGTTCTCGAAGAACCGATCCCTCGCAGCAGCATACCCTACATTCACCCTACGGTCGCACCAGTCAATTCCCCCAAACCCAACACATATTCGCACACCTTCTTCTCGTGGTTCGTGGTGATCCTACTGATAATCCTGCTATCCATCAACGTGGCTCTCTATCTCAAACTGCACACGTTGGAGGGAGAAAACGAGAACCTGTTCCGCGATTCGGCGGCTGCGAAGGCGGCCTTCAACCAAAAAATTCTACAGAATCCCCCGCAAACGCATGCCGACTGGTTAGCCCTACTCCATCAGCAGGAGACCAAACACGCCCAGGAAATGATAAAGTGGCAGCAGATCCTAGGGACCGTCACCGATCTGCTGCGCAAGGTGAGCAGCATTTGTGAGAATATTCCGAAAAACGTTACCTATTACGATGACACACAGCCACACGCCACTGTTAGCAAAACTGATGAACTGTAGAGGGTATAGAAAGGTACAAGGCAAACATATAGAGAGtatataataataattataaactgtaaaacaaaaagaaaatccaaaattatattAACTTAAAGTTAGATTTGGCCTGGTTCACGCACTGCTGAAATATCATTAGTAGTACAATAACGCAAACGAAAAATATTGGTTGTTATTTTATCATTATCCGAAAGATCTGAGTTCATTAATTGTAGAAAAAGGGGACAACCGAAGCAAGAGAATGTACAAAATAAGTCAATTCTCGTTCCTTCTTATCTACCAAAAAATAGCCTGGCAAAAAGATCGATGACTAATAGCATGTCGTCCACTTGAATTTCAGTCCACGAGATAAGATAATAGGAAACAACGACGTTGATTTTCTATCGGTTTTCTTTTTCTGTTgagttcaataattgaaaacgcCCAATTCCGTTTTACTTCTTCTGAAATGGGATGAGTAAACCCAATAAGaggcttaaaatcccaaataaaacaacaaacaaaacttcATCTGCGTTTTACGTCTACGTCTCAAATCgaagaaatatgaaaaacagaaaaatttatttcactgaatcgTTGTGTTTAGATTTTTCTTCTCTTGAATTTGTGAATTCAAACtagaactaaattttaaaaattcgttattTCAACTACAgtaattcgaattaaaattaagCATGAAAAAACTTCCAATCTAGATAAAACTGATCTTCTGACAACTCTTTAATGGTAATTGATTAATTTCACCACAAAAAAAGGTGCATTCAATCCAATTTGAagagattttggaaaaaaaatttagctttgaaagacaaaataacaaaaaggtaCCTCactaaaaaaacaaagaaaaaaaacttacaaaaaaaaaaacatgaaaatcctacacgcagaaaaatatattttgaaaacaataagatttcggtcgaaaataataaaaattttggttgggaaaatgcacaaatatattttcgatattttgactttgactgaaaatatcgatttaatttaaacttatcgtttgattggaaatgaaatacaccctttttaaaaatgaatcaaaatttctatcgaaataaatatttttttgggtaAAACGAATAATACATTTTGGGATCAAGAGAATAAATACCCAGTTCAAAATAACAACAGTTTCAAGGTTCGGAATAGATGATTTAAAAGCAATTAAaatgaaagcagaaaattttggtttcaagTTCATTTTATTAGTTTAAGGGATTTtcggaatttatgaaaaaacatcgaaattaaaactttgtaattttatttatttcgtcgtttttcatttattcttcTTGGAACTGCTAGGTACATGCATGAAAACGATGAGCTCACTCGTATTGCCTGCTTCAGGAGAGAACCGTTCTGCGCAGTGGAATTGCTAGTGTGCGATCTTCGAGCTGGCTAGTCCAATGCTGTCCAACGCATCTTTTTAAGCCTTATCAGACTCCGGCCAGCAATGGTACGCTTCCAGCCGCCTTGTTCTTCTCTACCGGTGAGAATTAACGGCGATGGCAAACCTGGGGGcgaaaagaaaattgttttttaacttaattcaCGAACAGCAAAAACTACTAGATTTAATTTACCTGGAATTCTGCTgccttctggaaaaaaaattccgcAAACCCCTTTGTGGTAATGGTAGGAACTTCCTGCAAAGATGGGGAATGCAATAATCCCACATTTTAGGGCCCGTCTGCCGTTCATCTGTCTGAAAATGaatgtgtaataaaaaattgaaatctttatttacgttaaaattacaaacatcTTACCGTAACCAAAGTAAAAGGTTCCTTCAGGAATGCGGACCAAACCTCCAGTACCATTcctcttttaatttgaaaaaaaaaacaaacaattttcccgcgcacttttttttcttttttaactttACGTTTTAAAGTCACACggtaataaaaacaaactttatttcgttttaaaaccaaccagatttcaaatgaaagtaatgaaaaatctgAGTGTAtgaataacaatatttttcttttatttgaattcagcTTTTTTGTGAAAACTATCGAAAAATCTGCATTGATAgtataaaattaaacaacaaaacgttttgtcgAAACCAACCcccattctttttctgcgtgtaaagcacaaataaaaaaactaaaaggacatagatttcaaaagttaataaaaaaagacaaaagtgacaaaaattacacatactacaagaattacaaacaatttaaaaataataaaatttaacaaaattacaaaaacgagaaaaaataaaaaaaaaattaaaaaatgaaaaatttcccgcatactaaaaaactatagctTAAACAGTCTATACGAAACATCAACAGCTCTAGAAATAGTGATGGTCTCTGTGAAAGTAGCTGTaatattaaactttacttcgacaacgtTAAAAACGGAAAATGAACGTTCTTGTTGAAAAGTGATGGTATTTGGAAAGGTGAACGAATGGTGTCCACGattaacttcaaattttcttgaattgttaaaattatcccGAACCGTTACCCATAGCGTTCATGTCTTCTGTCAAACCAACGTCAAAAATGGCCGAAATGCGAATCAGTCATGCCAGATGATTTTGCAAGAAATCAGTACACATTTATtaaatctttaatattttttatacacGTATACAAAAAGAAGTTTCTCTTGAAAACGCCTGCATGCATTGGTACTCTATTCTTGATTCAACTGAGCATTCCAAAATAATTCTTTAGTTCTGTTTAACATGTCGTATACATTAACAAAAAATGGTATGTTAATCATTATATTAAttcttcattcaaaaataaattacatcaaaatctataagtttttaaaaaaattaaaccttagGGACCTGTTAGTAATTCACCTTCAAGTCCTCATCGATTCCCTCCATTATTTTATCTTCGCCTGAGGTGTGAATAGCAAGATTCACGGAGAATCTCTTAAACATGAAAGTAGATCTGTGTGGAAATTGGAGTGAAGCTGTTTGTTTCTCTATTTGACTCTTGCGAGCCAGCTCATCGCCAAcaacgattttcaaaaataaacaaaatctcaataaaagaaaagttctaattaaaaaatatcgatAAAACTGGCACCACGGCCTGCTGGGGCTGAACGGCGCGGACTTTGCTAGTGCAGTTTTTTTTCGCGGTTTGCTTTTCAATAATTGCCTTCAAAATTACGGCTACAACCCGATCTACCGATCCGGAAAAACATCCGTTTAAACAGCTGGTGGCGTAACCGTGAACATATAACCGGTTGGAATTGTTGGCAGCGAAGCGAGCCTCCGACAGTCGGATATTACGGGGAAATCAAAATGTGTCGGATGAACTTTCCTCCTGCCGTAACCAACCTAAAAATCCGTAAGTAATAATTGTTTCAAtatagtttatcaattttaatggcaataaatttatttcagctTCCCGAACGTTCATCATCCGGGCGACGACGGTGATTTCCGAACATCTGGTAGCTCTACAACGAAAGTATTTGTTTTTCTGTACTGGTGGTGAAGCGTACCCTGATAGAATTATCGAAATATAAGAcgctaagagcaagttcactggttgagatggagatagaaattttgaaggtttacaacacatcacaacacatttgccgtacaccggtgttgggaaaatctgatattcgaacagtttcgcgctgcaaaatttgtatcgtataacactttttggccgagggtgatagaaaaacacgatgttttacaacaccgaaccgagtgatacagtcggcgttgcaatacagtattcgtgcatgaaacgcttcggtgctgccatctttcttatgctcaaaaccttagttgaggggaaaataaaggaaattgaccaatttcaggattttaacataaagtgatattttcttttgtaaacaattctcttatcacttaaattgatacgaattACAAAGAAGATAATCAACTCTTTAAAACCTACAGCCAATTTTTGTCATGCCCTTGCCAATTGAATTGGCTATCATACATTTcgaggcgcagagatgccaaAAAGCtgggtaaaaaaaatttgtttgtttgagcggttttcgggagtaggagtttcatttttttatttgaaaaatgttattccgtcggaatgtccggTATCAAAGTTTTAACGTCGCCTTTAATGGTccatcatctttagaaaacggaaccctcgctgttaATTCGTCGAgtgtcaatcatatcaaacgcaaattattttataattaaaccccatattccaaattttaggtTGTGCTGCCGGAATGCAGAAAATGAGcac is a window encoding:
- the LOC129757358 gene encoding protein Aster-B-like translates to MDDSNNLSTVQNAMTSNNTSSSSGTNIVGSSSSNPSQNSPSTSGLAIAPVSAAAAPPQAPPPVGNQTLNSSNISTSTSGGDSSSTSFSSVGSSAPQLQPSAASSPVVIGLVLGEGSGSPSSLNLSTSPCCTTTANLATPSPSSVLRSSSATSNITINSGGTDKSDDNLDSCSKSSDSCNLVAVGEATSQLTGASSQKSSSAKSQKNLAERAKKTPWYNAIYPSYKARTEEFKKLFREVAAATGDDERLIVDYSCAIQKDILVHGRLYVSQNYLCFHANIIVWETRLSIRWKDVTSITKEKTARVIPNAILVCTENEKHFLTSFTSRDKTYLMLFRVWQNALMDKPINPQELWQWVHTCYGDQLGLTSDDEDYIDPYEKDNRGEDGSINSSIFKQQSSEDIPNSKEHNNNTSQSDEPTGPSIILGGEEGTMVFAATKETGTKSSKKSALAKAAFVGAEGSLSTTGELLPTDMSDSTESEPEEEFFAGVECNSLHSGRQLVHTILPINVDILFELLFSKSKFLTEFHNTRKTTDMIHGEWKLNKDGLKERVVSLTIAITQTIGPRSAQVTETQLMRDCSKPGQLYSIDVNAVQGGIPYADSFYVTQHYCMSRTKDDHTVLSVHAQIHYKKNIFGFVRGFIEKNTWVGLEDFYNALLRNLQSEYCIPPAKAKSRRSRKSNASQHAKVLEEPIPRSSIPYIHPTVAPVNSPKPNTYSHTFFSWFVVILLIILLSINVALYLKLHTLEGENENLFRDSAAAKAAFNQKILQNPPQTHADWLALLHQQETKHAQEMIKWQQILGTVTDLLRKVSSICENIPKNVTYYDDTQPHATVSKTDEL